The Streptomyces armeniacus genomic interval AACGGGCCGCTGATCCCCGCGTTGTTGACGAGTCCCGTGACCGGCCCGAGCTGCTCGTGGACCGTCGTGAACAGGGCGTCGACCTGCTCCTCGTCACTGGTGTCCAGCTGCACGGTCACCGCGTCGACCCCGGCCGCGCGTACCGCCTCCGCGGTCTCCTCGGCCGCCTCGGCGGCACGCTCGTAGCCGATGCCGACGCTGTGGCCGTCCCGTGCCAGCCGGACCGCGGTCGCCGCTCCGATGCCCCGGCTGCCGCCGGTGACGACGGTGACGGGCCGCCGTTTCTGCTGCGCCATGTTGCCTCTCCGTTCCGAACGATGATCGATCGTTCCACCGGATGTTGACCACGGCAACCACCTCCCGACCGTCTTCCGTCGCGCATTGGGTCGGGGATTGGTCTTGACCAAGCCCTCGGCGCGGCCATATCGTCGGCATACGCAACAACCTTTAATAAAGAACCAGACGTAAAGAGCTGGGCTGGACACGCTGGACACGGCAATTGCGGAGGCAACGGTGGGGACCACGCAGCTGGAGACAGTTCCGGAGCCGAAGTACTGGCACTTGAGGACTGTGTTGTCCGAGGCGCTCGACTCCGAGTTCGCCGTCGGCGAGGTCCTCCCGAACGAGCGCGACCTCGCCGCCCGCTTCGGCGTGGCACGCGCCACCCTGCGGCAGGCGCTCGAGCAGCTGGAGCTGGAGGGCCGCCTGCAGCGCAGGCGCGGCGTCGGCACCACCGTCGCACCGCCCCGTATCGGGGTCGACGTGGGCCCCGCGGACGACAGCTGGCCCGGCATCTCCGACGACACCTGGCACACCGACGACTGCACGGACGTCACACCGCCCGTCCCCGTCGTACGGCTCCTCGCCACCTCCCCGGGCGCCATGGTGCACGCCGTGCGCAGGACCCGCTTCAACCACGGCCAGCCGGTCGCCACCGAGCTGCTGTACGTGCCCGCCGCCACCGTCCCCGACGCGGCCGACTCCGACGACGGCGCGACCCGCGGGCGGAGCGTGCTGCGCGAGCTGCGGCAGCTGCAGCTCGAGGGCCAGGACCGCGCCGTCGAGCTGGGCTCGGCCCAGGCGGACGACGCCCGCCAGCTCGACCGGCTGCCGGGCGCGGCCGTCCTCGTCGTCACGACGCGGTACTTCGCGTCGGGCCGTACGGCGGCGGTCGGCGTCTCGACGTACCGCGCCGACACGTGCCGCCTGACCTTCGGCGAATCGGACCCGGTCGCCCTGATGGCCAGCTGACCGCCACGCACCACCTGCGGCCCTCCCCACCGCGTGAGGGCCGCACCTCCCGCGCGCCCATGGGCAGCTCTTCCCGCACGACGGGCGCATGCCAGTCGGCAGCCAAGCGCGCCGCCACAGGCGGGACGCTTCTCCCGCCGCGACGGCGCTCAGCCACGACGCCACAGTGTCCGGCGGCCCAACCGGCGGCCGTCAGCACCACGTACGGCTAAGTCTCCACCGCGAAGAGCTGCTCCTCCATGTGGTCGAGCGCCAGCCGCAGCGCCCCCGTGGCCGCCGCCGCCTCGCCGAGG includes:
- a CDS encoding GntR family transcriptional regulator, with protein sequence MGTTQLETVPEPKYWHLRTVLSEALDSEFAVGEVLPNERDLAARFGVARATLRQALEQLELEGRLQRRRGVGTTVAPPRIGVDVGPADDSWPGISDDTWHTDDCTDVTPPVPVVRLLATSPGAMVHAVRRTRFNHGQPVATELLYVPAATVPDAADSDDGATRGRSVLRELRQLQLEGQDRAVELGSAQADDARQLDRLPGAAVLVVTTRYFASGRTAAVGVSTYRADTCRLTFGESDPVALMAS